TCGGGTCGAGGAAGCCCTTGATGGCGGAGTAGGGCACCACCAGGCGCTCGGGGATGCCGTTGAAGGACAGGCTCACGGAAAAGCCGGAGTCGGTGACCTCGAGATCCCAGAACTGGTGCTGCAGGACGACGGTCATCTCTTCCGGGTAGCTTTCGCGCAGCCGGTTGGAGACGCGCACGCCCGGCGCGGTGGTCGAGAAGCCGATGAAGAAATGATGGTCGCCGGGAAGGCCGTTCTTGGCGACGTCGGCCAGCACGGTACGCACGACGCCGCGCAGCGCGTCCTGGGTCAGCAGATCGTAGCGAATGAGATCCTGCGCCATTGCCTGCCCTGATCGACCCCCGATTGAAATCCCGCTTTACAATGAACACGGCCGTCAGCGCGGCCGTGAAATTAAGTGGAGGCTTCTGTTGCCAGGTGCCTCCGAACCCCGCCTGACGGAGCTAACCCGTCAGGGCTTTGATCGGTGTTTCAAACCGCCTTACGCGGCCTGAGCAACCGGAGCATAG
This is a stretch of genomic DNA from Microbaculum marinisediminis. It encodes these proteins:
- a CDS encoding SspB family protein, whose translation is MAQDLIRYDLLTQDALRGVVRTVLADVAKNGLPGDHHFFIGFSTTAPGVRVSNRLRESYPEEMTVVLQHQFWDLEVTDSGFSVSLSFNGIPERLVVPYSAIKGFLDPSVQFGLQFETGLPEEANDAGAVTEPAAEAAPDDAAAPAKPAKPARRKKDKAAPAAETAEDAADAEAEPQESQGAEVVSLDTFRKKT